In the Deinococcus radiophilus genome, one interval contains:
- a CDS encoding HPr family phosphocarrier protein — protein MEQKFVVTDEHGLHARPASAVVKVATPFTADLKLVSVGKAVNLKSLMSVLSMGLTKGSEFTLTAEGEDAQQALDTVGQALVEQGLAQRA, from the coding sequence ATGGAACAAAAATTTGTGGTGACTGATGAGCACGGCCTGCATGCCCGCCCAGCCTCGGCGGTGGTCAAGGTGGCAACTCCCTTTACTGCTGACCTGAAACTGGTGAGCGTAGGCAAGGCCGTGAACCTCAAGAGCCTGATGAGTGTGCTGAGCATGGGACTGACCAAGGGCAGCGAGTTTACCCTGACCGCCGAAGGCGAGGATGCCCAGCAGGCCCTGGATACGGTGGGTCAGGCACTGGTCGAGCAGGGACTGGCCCAGCGTGCCTGA
- the nagA gene encoding N-acetylglucosamine-6-phosphate deacetylase, with translation MTGWLALPQGLTYGRLSFREGIEAVTPLPPQAGAKRYILPGFIDTHVHGGGGGDVMDGPAGVQTLCRLHARHGTTSLLPTTMTAPWTQVLAALRGVRQVLDLQAAGGLTDGAQVLGAHLEGPFISPGRLGAQPAYAVQPTPEQVAEVLAQGCLRAVTLAPEVPGVAAAAQQLAAAGVRIGVGHTRADADQTDDFLDALASHPRLAATHLFNAMGGIEGRAPGAAGALLAHPAVFPEVIFDLQHVHPVSLLLARAACPDRVMLITDAMRAAGLGDGQSELGGQAVTVQAGRATLADGTLAGSVLTMDQALRNVVAAGIPLDEASRMASAHPARSLGLTDRGKLLEGQRADLVVLDEDLRITDVYLGGERLIAPQLTLGEP, from the coding sequence ATGACCGGCTGGCTGGCCCTGCCGCAGGGTTTGACCTATGGCCGCCTCAGTTTCCGTGAGGGAATTGAGGCGGTCACGCCTTTGCCGCCCCAAGCTGGGGCCAAGCGGTACATTCTGCCTGGGTTTATTGACACCCATGTGCATGGCGGCGGGGGCGGTGATGTGATGGACGGCCCCGCTGGGGTGCAGACGCTGTGCCGCCTCCACGCCCGTCACGGCACGACCAGCTTGCTGCCCACCACCATGACCGCTCCCTGGACACAGGTCTTGGCTGCCCTGCGTGGTGTGCGGCAAGTGCTGGACCTACAAGCGGCGGGCGGCTTAACGGATGGAGCGCAGGTGCTGGGAGCCCATTTGGAAGGGCCCTTCATCAGCCCAGGGCGCTTGGGGGCGCAGCCAGCTTATGCGGTTCAGCCCACGCCGGAGCAGGTGGCCGAGGTGCTGGCCCAGGGCTGCCTGCGGGCCGTGACCCTGGCGCCTGAAGTGCCGGGTGTGGCCGCTGCCGCCCAGCAGTTGGCCGCCGCAGGGGTCCGTATCGGGGTGGGTCACACCCGCGCTGACGCCGACCAGACGGACGACTTTTTGGATGCGCTGGCCTCACACCCCCGGCTGGCCGCCACACACCTGTTCAACGCGATGGGCGGCATCGAGGGCCGTGCGCCTGGTGCGGCGGGAGCGCTACTGGCCCATCCGGCGGTATTTCCCGAGGTGATCTTTGATCTTCAGCATGTCCATCCGGTCAGCCTGTTGCTTGCCCGCGCCGCCTGCCCTGACCGGGTCATGCTGATCACCGACGCCATGCGGGCCGCTGGCCTAGGCGACGGCCAGAGTGAGCTGGGTGGGCAGGCGGTCACCGTGCAGGCCGGCCGCGCCACCCTGGCAGACGGCACCCTGGCTGGCAGCGTCCTGACCATGGACCAGGCTCTGCGGAATGTGGTGGCAGCGGGCATCCCACTAGACGAAGCGAGTCGCATGGCCAGCGCCCACCCGGCCCGTTCCCTGGGGTTAACTGACCGGGGCAAACTGCTGGAAGGGCAGCGTGCCGACTTGGTCGTGCTGGACGAGGACTTGAGAATTACCGACGTGTATCTGGGCGGTGAACGGCTCATTGCACCGCAGCTCACCCTAGGAGAACCATGA
- a CDS encoding VanW family protein: protein MTAPAVRPAAPAAAEPEPVAQPLTVQWTADEPQLIGGQVQARSLSFQRELPRPASADDPAFRNRLEALYTELEQRQPRDIRWRRVGERWVGAAQHGWAVDREASWERVRAALAAGETSVTLAVRTVAPQRDVAWAAAQGLGHLHSGQSQFAGSPDFRVHNIRVGADKVAGQWLEPGETFDFNASVGQINAANGFQEGYVITGDTLSMEDGGGLCQVSTTVFRAAFGAGLPITERHPHSYQVEYYGEPGLDAAVYAPGKNLRWVNDTGAPLLVQAEWNLETEQLFIHLFGRDDGREVTLGDPQITDFAPPPDPTFVADPALHGEEAQRLDMPAPGGRVTVTRRIQRGDQVSEDQLVSRYRPWGGVFAVPPGDGRIGSP from the coding sequence GTGACGGCTCCTGCAGTCCGCCCGGCGGCCCCAGCGGCGGCTGAACCTGAGCCAGTCGCCCAGCCGCTCACCGTTCAGTGGACCGCTGACGAACCACAGCTGATCGGCGGACAGGTGCAGGCCCGCTCGCTCAGCTTTCAGCGCGAGCTGCCGCGCCCGGCCAGTGCCGACGACCCGGCCTTCCGCAACCGGCTGGAGGCGCTGTACACCGAGTTGGAGCAGCGTCAGCCGCGCGACATTCGCTGGCGGCGGGTGGGTGAGCGCTGGGTGGGCGCGGCGCAGCACGGCTGGGCGGTAGACCGGGAAGCCAGCTGGGAACGGGTTCGGGCGGCACTGGCCGCCGGAGAAACGTCGGTCACACTGGCCGTCCGCACGGTGGCCCCCCAGCGGGATGTGGCCTGGGCTGCCGCGCAGGGGCTGGGGCATCTGCACAGCGGCCAGTCGCAGTTCGCGGGCAGTCCCGACTTCCGGGTGCACAACATCCGGGTGGGCGCGGACAAGGTGGCGGGGCAGTGGCTGGAGCCGGGCGAGACCTTCGACTTCAACGCCAGCGTGGGACAAATCAACGCCGCGAACGGCTTTCAGGAGGGCTATGTCATCACGGGCGACACCCTGAGCATGGAGGACGGCGGCGGGCTGTGTCAGGTGAGCACCACGGTGTTCCGGGCCGCTTTCGGGGCGGGCCTGCCGATCACCGAGCGGCACCCTCATTCCTATCAGGTGGAGTATTACGGCGAACCCGGCCTGGACGCCGCCGTCTACGCACCGGGCAAGAACCTGCGCTGGGTCAACGACACCGGCGCGCCGCTGCTGGTTCAGGCCGAGTGGAACCTGGAGACCGAGCAGCTTTTCATTCACCTGTTCGGCCGGGACGACGGCCGCGAAGTCACGCTGGGTGACCCCCAGATCACCGACTTTGCGCCGCCGCCCGACCCCACCTTTGTCGCCGACCCGGCGCTGCACGGCGAAGAGGCTCAGCGGCTGGACATGCCTGCACCGGGCGGGCGGGTGACCGTCACGCGGCGCATCCAGCGCGGTGATCAGGTCAGCGAAGATCAGCTGGTCAGCCGCTACCGGCCCTGGGGCGGCGTCTTTGCCGTGCCGCCGGGAGACGGGCGGATAGGCAGCCCCTGA
- a CDS encoding PTS sugar transporter subunit IIA, whose protein sequence is MNPQLPSDWTMPLSGRTVPLSQVPDQVFRSGMMGPGFAIAPVDGEVRAPCSGQVVTFFPTRHAIGLMSDSGLEVLIHVGVDTVNLNGEGFTALVQQGDRVTAGQPLLRADLNLIGSRVPSTLTPVLFTNLDDSQQVQLSDTGQLSITP, encoded by the coding sequence ATGAATCCACAACTTCCCAGTGACTGGACCATGCCCCTTTCTGGCCGCACGGTGCCACTGAGCCAGGTTCCCGATCAGGTTTTCAGGAGCGGCATGATGGGACCCGGTTTTGCGATTGCGCCGGTGGACGGCGAGGTGCGTGCGCCTTGTTCCGGACAGGTTGTCACCTTTTTTCCCACCCGCCACGCCATCGGGCTGATGTCCGACAGTGGTCTGGAAGTGCTGATTCACGTGGGGGTAGATACCGTGAATCTGAACGGTGAGGGCTTTACCGCGCTGGTCCAGCAGGGCGACCGCGTAACAGCAGGCCAGCCGCTTCTGCGCGCCGACCTGAATCTGATCGGCAGCCGGGTGCCCAGCACGCTAACTCCAGTGTTATTCACCAATCTGGATGACAGCCAGCAGGTGCAGCTCTCGGATACTGGACAGCTGAGCATCACACCCTAA
- a CDS encoding fasciclin domain-containing protein, whose product MKQVLTMTALLLTGTAVAGGGSAVPTGNSIAAIVANDPNFSTLLSAVQAAGLTQELASGGPYTVFAPTNAAFAKVPQAQLNALLNDREQLRAVLLYHVVPGKVTSGQVVNLDSATTANGADLDIMTNGGKVMINDATVTKADVQASNGVVHVIDTVLLP is encoded by the coding sequence ATGAAACAAGTCCTGACCATGACCGCCCTCTTGCTGACCGGCACGGCTGTGGCCGGCGGCGGCAGCGCCGTGCCTACAGGTAACTCTATCGCCGCCATCGTCGCCAACGACCCCAACTTCAGCACCCTGCTCAGTGCGGTGCAGGCCGCCGGGTTGACCCAGGAACTGGCCAGCGGCGGCCCCTACACGGTCTTCGCGCCGACCAACGCGGCCTTTGCCAAAGTGCCGCAGGCTCAGCTGAACGCCCTGCTCAATGACCGTGAGCAGCTGCGGGCCGTGCTGCTGTACCACGTGGTTCCCGGCAAGGTGACCTCTGGCCAGGTGGTGAATCTGGATTCGGCCACCACCGCCAATGGCGCTGACCTGGACATCATGACCAACGGCGGCAAGGTGATGATCAACGACGCCACCGTGACCAAGGCGGACGTGCAGGCCAGTAACGGCGTGGTGCACGTGATTGATACAGTGCTGCTGCCCTAA
- a CDS encoding acetyl-CoA hydrolase/transferase family protein, which produces MQPFSRDQQPERLTAAEAISRLQPGWRVALSGNAATPTPLLRELMNQGERLRGTELYSVLLMGDNPFPDEGSPFIRRALFMGPHDRRAYGKGQVDYIPVFLKDIPELFYSGRLPLDAAIVHVSPPDESGFVSFGTEIVGAQAAARMAPFVIALVNPQMPRMYGDCHLHISEIDVIVEDDFALPSVAAHDLSAEERLIGGHIADLVEDGDTIQIGIGAIPDAALAAMEGKKDLGMHTELISTSVMHAVEAGIITGRRKTVHPGRIPGTLVLGTPELYRFVDRNPMFQMYPSNYTNDVGLIARNRRMTSIIDNGVSWRP; this is translated from the coding sequence ATGCAGCCCTTTTCACGTGACCAGCAACCCGAGCGACTCACGGCCGCCGAAGCGATTTCGCGCCTGCAACCCGGCTGGCGGGTGGCGCTGTCCGGCAATGCCGCGACGCCCACGCCGCTGCTGCGCGAGCTGATGAACCAGGGCGAGCGCCTGCGCGGAACCGAGCTGTACTCGGTGCTGCTGATGGGCGACAACCCCTTTCCCGACGAGGGCAGCCCGTTTATCCGCCGCGCTCTGTTCATGGGGCCGCACGACCGCCGCGCCTACGGCAAAGGGCAGGTGGACTACATCCCGGTATTCCTGAAAGACATTCCAGAGCTGTTCTATTCGGGGCGCTTACCGCTGGACGCCGCCATCGTGCATGTCTCGCCGCCGGACGAGAGCGGCTTTGTCAGCTTCGGGACCGAGATCGTGGGGGCGCAGGCGGCGGCACGCATGGCCCCTTTCGTGATCGCGCTGGTCAACCCGCAGATGCCGCGCATGTACGGTGACTGCCACCTGCACATCTCCGAGATCGACGTGATCGTCGAAGACGACTTCGCGCTGCCGAGCGTAGCCGCGCATGACCTGAGCGCCGAGGAGCGGCTGATCGGGGGGCACATTGCTGATCTGGTCGAAGACGGCGACACCATCCAGATCGGCATCGGGGCAATTCCCGACGCGGCCCTGGCGGCGATGGAAGGCAAAAAGGACCTGGGCATGCACACCGAGCTGATCAGCACCTCGGTGATGCACGCGGTGGAGGCCGGGATCATCACCGGACGGCGCAAGACCGTGCACCCTGGGCGCATTCCCGGCACGCTGGTGCTGGGCACGCCTGAGCTGTACCGCTTCGTGGACCGCAACCCGATGTTTCAGATGTACCCCAGCAACTACACCAACGACGTCGGTTTGATCGCCCGCAACCGCCGGATGACCTCTATTATTGATAACGGCGTAAGTTGGCGTCCATAA
- a CDS encoding IS630 family transposase (programmed frameshift) translates to MEWQPNQYSRAQLEERRLAATEWLQQGSHTHREIAAHFGVSVLTVTSWSARLRKKGSLQATVSSGRPARLTESQHDQLRTLLQEGALQHGFPDETWTTKRVAELIGRHFDVWYHHDHVRKILRKLGFSPQMPDGRAAERNELRIASWREQVLPELEKKVAEGATIIYLDEVGFSLKGVQRRTWGVRGVTPLVKLRANWEKLSTIGAITSDGRFFQHTISGAIRSREVIRFFGHILRQVQGNIVVVLDNARIHHAKVTQAFVGSHERLSLIFLPPYAPELNPIELVWAYVKRNVLGNFCAHSIRALKKRLVTAWQRVRYIHLPRQLMDANLRRYQ, encoded by the exons ATGGAATGGCAACCGAACCAATATTCTCGTGCCCAACTTGAGGAGCGGCGCCTGGCTGCTACCGAGTGGCTGCAGCAAGGCAGCCACACACACCGCGAAATCGCTGCTCACTTTGGCGTCTCCGTGCTCACGGTGACTTCTTGGAGTGCTCGGCTCAGAAAGAAGGGAAGCTTGCAAGCGACGGTCAGCTCTGGTCGTCCTGCTCGACTGACTGAGTCTCAGCACGACCAGCTTCGCACCCTCCTGCAGGAGGGTGCTCTGCAGCATGGGTTTCCTGACGAAACCTGGACGACAAAACGTGTGGCAGAGCTCATCGGGCGGCACTTTGATGTGTGGTACCACCATGATCACGTCCGCAAAATCCTACGAAAGTTGGGTTTCAGCCCACAGATGCCAGATGGGCGGGCCGCTGAGCGGAACGAACTTCGGATCGCATCCTGGCGGGAACAGGTGCTGCCGGAGTTGGAA AAAAAGGTCGCTGAGGGAGCCACAATCATCTATCTGGATGAAGTCGGATTCTCTCTGAAAGGAGTCCAGCGACGGACATGGGGGGTGAGGGGCGTCACGCCCCTGGTCAAGCTCAGAGCAAACTGGGAGAAGCTTTCAACGATTGGGGCGATCACTTCAGATGGACGATTCTTCCAGCACACAATATCCGGAGCGATCCGGAGTAGAGAAGTCATACGATTCTTTGGGCACATCCTGCGCCAAGTTCAGGGGAACATCGTCGTGGTGCTGGACAATGCGAGAATTCATCACGCGAAAGTAACCCAGGCGTTCGTGGGTTCCCACGAACGCCTCTCTCTGATCTTTCTGCCTCCGTATGCTCCAGAGTTGAACCCGATCGAGTTGGTGTGGGCCTACGTCAAGCGCAATGTGTTGGGGAACTTTTGTGCCCACTCCATAAGAGCGCTGAAAAAGAGGCTTGTCACCGCCTGGCAGCGGGTCCGCTATATTCACCTGCCCCGTCAGCTTATGGACGCCAACTTACGCCGTTATCAATAA
- a CDS encoding DUF5946 family protein, which yields MTAVAKIQCPSCGLTHLAGGLPKPRGILASGECHAASSEVLAAFYQPSLMSERQYVVDAYACTHPENTTRLGVQTTALCLMTLDLSLECGQPVAEGSAMHQEMMRQHPDFFTPLEIPPLEQLPTYEMFWEAPQTEYRILAREWAEQIWQAWSPHHAQIRAWNLQLVPHRVLP from the coding sequence ATGACCGCCGTGGCTAAAATCCAGTGCCCTTCTTGTGGCCTGACACACCTCGCTGGAGGCTTGCCGAAGCCACGGGGAATCTTGGCTTCTGGTGAATGCCACGCCGCCAGTAGCGAGGTGCTTGCTGCGTTTTATCAACCCTCGCTAATGAGCGAACGGCAATACGTCGTTGACGCCTATGCCTGCACGCATCCAGAAAACACGACGCGCCTTGGCGTACAGACAACAGCCCTCTGTCTCATGACGCTTGACCTTTCGCTGGAGTGCGGTCAGCCTGTAGCGGAAGGTTCGGCCATGCATCAGGAAATGATGCGGCAGCACCCCGATTTCTTTACGCCACTGGAGATCCCGCCACTTGAGCAGTTGCCGACATATGAGATGTTTTGGGAAGCACCGCAAACCGAGTACCGGATCTTGGCGCGGGAGTGGGCGGAACAGATCTGGCAGGCCTGGTCACCGCACCATGCACAGATTCGGGCCTGGAACCTGCAGCTGGTTCCTCACCGGGTTCTTCCGTGA
- a CDS encoding DUF5946 family protein, translated as MALCDCGALVPTEDGPSHAYMSAQPACWRCYGELLARLAAEGVDAPLQMDTYAAQHPGNAPAERRQRGSVAVHLTVLCAHFDFGLPFSQLPQFRARLSSTLLPRLGLEDWPALNPPQQWGPLNAPVILSFPVSQLEEVTYEWARQVWEAWRVQETPVQFWAQTLMETDYDRRG; from the coding sequence ATGGCGCTTTGCGATTGCGGTGCGTTGGTTCCTACCGAGGACGGTCCATCACACGCCTACATGTCGGCGCAACCGGCTTGCTGGCGCTGCTACGGCGAACTGCTGGCTCGGTTGGCGGCGGAGGGTGTTGATGCCCCGCTGCAGATGGATACCTATGCCGCCCAACATCCCGGCAATGCCCCAGCGGAACGGCGGCAACGAGGGTCGGTAGCAGTCCATCTGACGGTCTTGTGCGCTCATTTCGACTTCGGCCTTCCCTTTTCGCAGTTGCCCCAGTTCCGCGCCCGCCTAAGTTCTACCCTGCTGCCGCGCCTGGGTCTTGAGGATTGGCCTGCCCTCAATCCACCCCAGCAGTGGGGGCCGTTGAATGCCCCGGTCATCCTCAGCTTTCCAGTCAGTCAGCTTGAAGAGGTGACTTATGAATGGGCCAGGCAGGTGTGGGAAGCCTGGAGAGTGCAGGAGACTCCTGTTCAATTCTGGGCACAGACGTTGATGGAGACAGATTATGACCGCCGTGGCTAA
- a CDS encoding alpha/beta hydrolase family protein, giving the protein MPEGQTELTGPLIAEAVARQPISIQALRQREYPGSDLQGVSTLAPGRNYSRQVVSYQSDGLTIYGLLTIPTGEPPEGGWPAIVFNHGYIPPAEYRTTERYARYQDAFAEAGFVTLKSDYRGHGNSQGAAGGGYTDPGYTVDVLNAAASLRRDERVNGARMGLWGHSMGGQLSLRAMLVDRELRAASLWAGVVADYAVLQTEWNSPGRRQLDDLNRQYLRQLSPNAYLDELNGRPLQLHHGTADEDVPYSFQVYLAEDLRAAGQAVEAYKYEGDDHNLSQNLELALRRSVEFFQQNL; this is encoded by the coding sequence ATGCCTGAAGGCCAGACTGAACTGACTGGGCCACTGATTGCTGAGGCAGTGGCGCGGCAGCCCATCTCCATTCAGGCGCTGCGGCAGCGGGAGTATCCGGGCAGTGATCTGCAGGGCGTGAGTACCCTGGCGCCTGGGCGCAACTACTCGCGGCAGGTGGTGAGCTATCAGTCGGATGGACTGACCATCTACGGTCTGCTGACCATTCCAACTGGTGAGCCGCCTGAGGGAGGCTGGCCCGCCATTGTATTCAACCACGGCTACATTCCGCCTGCCGAGTACCGCACCACCGAGCGTTATGCCCGCTACCAGGATGCCTTTGCCGAGGCCGGATTCGTGACCCTCAAGAGCGACTACCGGGGGCATGGCAATTCGCAGGGGGCGGCGGGCGGCGGCTATACCGATCCTGGCTACACGGTGGACGTACTGAACGCCGCGGCCAGCTTGCGGCGAGATGAGCGGGTCAACGGAGCGCGTATGGGCCTGTGGGGACACTCGATGGGTGGTCAGCTTTCGCTGCGGGCCATGCTGGTGGACCGCGAGCTGCGAGCTGCGTCGCTGTGGGCTGGGGTGGTGGCTGACTACGCTGTTCTCCAAACCGAGTGGAACTCGCCGGGTCGCCGTCAGCTGGACGATCTGAACCGCCAGTATCTGCGCCAGCTCAGCCCTAACGCCTATCTGGACGAATTGAATGGCCGCCCTCTCCAGCTGCATCACGGCACTGCCGATGAGGACGTGCCTTATAGCTTTCAGGTCTATCTGGCCGAAGACCTGCGCGCTGCGGGGCAAGCGGTGGAGGCCTACAAGTACGAAGGCGACGACCACAACCTCAGCCAGAATCTAGAGTTGGCCTTACGCCGTAGTGTGGAGTTCTTTCAGCAGAACCTCTGA
- a CDS encoding SIS domain-containing protein, with amino-acid sequence MTESRKSEPLMLQETREIPAVLRRQRGQNAAVTRALAERLRGKLPPYAITVARGSSDHACTVLKYALEVGLGLPVGSMGPSVQTLYGRELRLDGALVIAVSQSGASPDVVETVQAARRSGAVTVALVNVEGSELAGAAEWVLPMQAGPEKAVAATKSYLASLHAPLPLLAELTGDAELRSALDRLPEVCEETLALEDQARELAERYRFAESLMVLSRGLNFGVGREAALKLKETSGLHAEAYSAAEFSHGPKRLIAEGVPLLGLTSRDAAAEATAQAYAELQGAGADLKTLGPAQGSDLRVPGTGHPFTDPLPTALAFYLFAAHLALQRGEDPDRPPLLSKVTQTR; translated from the coding sequence ATGACCGAGTCAAGAAAATCAGAACCGCTGATGCTGCAAGAAACCCGTGAAATCCCCGCTGTGCTGCGCCGTCAACGTGGGCAGAACGCCGCCGTGACCCGTGCCCTTGCGGAGCGGCTGCGCGGGAAGCTGCCGCCCTACGCCATTACCGTGGCGCGGGGCAGCAGCGACCATGCCTGCACCGTGCTGAAGTACGCCCTGGAAGTCGGTCTGGGCCTACCCGTGGGAAGTATGGGCCCCAGCGTGCAGACCCTCTATGGCCGCGAGCTGCGGTTGGATGGGGCGCTGGTGATTGCGGTGTCACAGTCGGGAGCCAGCCCAGATGTGGTGGAGACGGTGCAGGCCGCCCGCCGCAGCGGGGCCGTGACCGTGGCCCTGGTCAATGTCGAGGGCAGTGAATTGGCTGGGGCCGCCGAATGGGTATTGCCGATGCAGGCTGGGCCTGAAAAGGCTGTCGCCGCTACCAAAAGTTATCTGGCCAGCCTGCACGCGCCCCTGCCGCTGCTGGCCGAGCTGACGGGCGACGCTGAACTCCGCTCGGCACTGGACCGCTTGCCGGAGGTGTGCGAGGAGACATTAGCGCTGGAAGATCAGGCCCGCGAATTGGCCGAGCGCTACCGTTTTGCCGAGAGCCTGATGGTGCTCTCGCGGGGGCTGAACTTCGGTGTGGGCCGGGAAGCGGCCCTGAAGCTCAAAGAAACCAGTGGCCTTCACGCTGAGGCCTACTCCGCCGCCGAATTCAGCCACGGTCCCAAGCGACTGATCGCCGAGGGGGTGCCCCTGCTGGGTCTAACTTCACGGGACGCTGCCGCTGAGGCCACTGCTCAGGCCTACGCCGAGTTGCAGGGGGCCGGGGCCGATCTGAAAACCCTCGGTCCAGCGCAGGGCAGTGATCTGCGCGTGCCGGGAACAGGGCATCCTTTTACCGATCCTCTTCCCACGGCACTCGCCTTTTATCTGTTCGCCGCGCATCTGGCCTTGCAGCGCGGTGAGGACCCCGACCGCCCACCACTGCTGAGCAAGGTGACCCAGACCCGCTAA
- the ptsP gene encoding phosphoenolpyruvate--protein phosphotransferase yields MARRLTGIAASPGLGIGPAFVLRPPDLRFEPQESGADAAEQQQRFDEALQKSRADLQAVREQTAQKLGEEHAEIFDAHLLMLDDPELLDQVAAGLQGGQSAETALGAVSDTFIAVFETMEDEYMRERAADLRDVRNRVLSHLLGRPLTSLGDLREPAVLVAHDLTPSDTAALNRELVKGIVTAVGGRTSHSAIMARGLGLPAVVGVGEAAMTLESGISLIVDGELGRVLVEPGESALTEAQSRAQAYAERQGRLLALVGTEGRTKDGTRIELAANIGSPADLPIALEYGAEGVGLYRTEFLYMAQDRLPTEEEQYLAYRAVLEGMHGKPVIIRTLDIGGDKAAPYLDLPEEENPFLGFRAIRLCLARSEIFRVQLRALLRASVHGDLKIMFPLVSTLEELRQAKALLEEERQKLLAEGAEVAQNIPVGIMIEVPAAAVLAGTLAREADFFSVGSNDLIGYSMAADRMNEQVSGLYQPLNPSVLKMIQLTCEGAAHHGRWVGVCGEMAGDRLAMPLLVGLGVTELSMSAPALLSRREQLLNLDLAQAQRVAAEALTLGTAAEVEALVHREFGDAVAQPFTDSQGGE; encoded by the coding sequence GTGGCCCGGCGGCTGACGGGCATCGCTGCGTCGCCGGGTCTGGGCATCGGCCCGGCGTTCGTATTGCGTCCCCCAGACCTCCGCTTTGAGCCGCAGGAGTCGGGTGCGGACGCAGCAGAGCAGCAGCAGCGTTTCGATGAGGCCCTGCAAAAGAGCCGCGCCGATCTTCAAGCTGTGCGTGAGCAGACGGCACAGAAACTGGGCGAAGAACACGCCGAGATTTTCGATGCGCACCTCTTGATGCTGGACGACCCCGAACTGCTGGATCAGGTCGCGGCTGGGCTGCAGGGTGGCCAGAGCGCCGAAACGGCCCTGGGTGCCGTATCCGACACCTTTATTGCTGTCTTTGAGACGATGGAAGATGAGTACATGCGCGAGCGGGCCGCCGACTTGCGCGATGTGCGCAACCGGGTGCTGTCGCACCTGCTGGGCCGTCCACTGACTTCGCTGGGCGACTTGCGCGAGCCTGCTGTGCTGGTGGCCCATGACCTGACTCCCAGTGACACGGCGGCGCTGAACCGTGAGCTGGTGAAGGGCATCGTGACGGCGGTGGGTGGCCGGACCAGTCACTCGGCCATCATGGCGCGCGGGCTGGGCCTTCCAGCTGTAGTTGGTGTAGGCGAGGCTGCCATGACCCTCGAAAGCGGTATTTCTCTCATCGTGGACGGCGAACTGGGCCGCGTGCTGGTGGAGCCGGGCGAAAGTGCCCTGACCGAAGCCCAGAGCCGTGCCCAGGCCTATGCCGAGCGTCAGGGCCGTCTGCTGGCCTTGGTCGGCACCGAGGGTCGCACCAAAGATGGCACCCGCATTGAGTTGGCCGCCAACATCGGCAGCCCGGCGGACCTGCCTATCGCGCTGGAGTACGGTGCTGAAGGCGTGGGCCTCTACCGTACCGAGTTTCTGTACATGGCGCAGGACCGCTTACCCACCGAAGAGGAACAGTACTTGGCCTACCGCGCTGTGTTGGAAGGGATGCACGGCAAGCCCGTGATTATCCGCACGCTGGACATCGGCGGGGATAAGGCTGCGCCCTACCTGGACCTACCGGAAGAGGAAAATCCTTTCCTGGGATTCCGTGCCATCCGGCTTTGTCTGGCCCGGTCCGAGATTTTCCGGGTGCAGCTGCGAGCGCTGCTGCGGGCCAGTGTTCACGGGGATCTCAAGATCATGTTCCCGCTGGTGTCTACCCTGGAAGAACTGCGCCAGGCCAAAGCGCTGCTGGAAGAAGAACGCCAGAAATTACTGGCTGAGGGCGCAGAAGTTGCCCAGAACATTCCAGTGGGTATCATGATCGAAGTGCCAGCGGCAGCTGTGCTGGCCGGCACCCTGGCCCGCGAAGCCGACTTTTTCTCGGTGGGTAGCAACGACCTGATCGGTTACTCCATGGCTGCTGACCGCATGAACGAGCAGGTGTCGGGCCTCTACCAGCCGCTGAATCCCAGCGTGCTGAAGATGATTCAGCTCACCTGTGAAGGTGCAGCCCACCATGGCCGCTGGGTGGGTGTGTGCGGCGAAATGGCCGGTGACCGCCTGGCGATGCCGCTGCTGGTGGGCCTGGGCGTGACCGAGCTGAGCATGAGTGCGCCCGCGCTGCTCTCGCGCCGCGAGCAATTGCTGAACCTGGATCTGGCGCAGGCGCAGCGGGTGGCTGCCGAAGCCCTGACGCTGGGGACTGCCGCCGAAGTGGAGGCGCTGGTGCACCGCGAGTTCGGTGACGCTGTAGCGCAACCTTTCACTGATTCCCAGGGCGGAGAGTAA